Proteins from a single region of Sphaerochaeta globosa str. Buddy:
- a CDS encoding Cof-type HAD-IIB family hydrolase translates to MYTTLALDLDGTLTTSTKQITAATVEAVQQAHQRGVHIVLASGRPVLGIIPVARTLGLLGEDATILAYNGGQLVSTKNLEVLWEKTVDVQTIHTCFAYAKGRNLAALSYDKEGVITEMPADRHVLLEAYNNAIPIRKVDDLIAEVQHPMPKVMIVGEPKKLLAARKALLPLVGDAADLGFSDPFFMEITAKGVHKASSLTMLLSLLGHAAKDLMVVGDGLNDVPMFGIAGLAVAMANASDEVKTHAHATTASNNEDGVALAIERHILTK, encoded by the coding sequence GTGTATACCACCTTGGCCTTGGATTTGGATGGAACCCTCACCACCAGCACCAAACAGATAACCGCTGCTACCGTTGAAGCAGTACAACAAGCCCACCAAAGGGGGGTGCATATCGTACTTGCCAGCGGCCGGCCGGTTTTAGGCATTATACCGGTTGCCAGAACGTTGGGCCTGCTTGGTGAGGATGCAACCATCCTTGCCTACAACGGAGGGCAGTTGGTCTCTACCAAAAACCTTGAGGTACTCTGGGAAAAAACGGTGGATGTCCAGACAATCCATACCTGTTTTGCCTATGCAAAGGGACGGAACCTTGCGGCCCTTTCCTATGACAAGGAGGGTGTCATCACCGAAATGCCTGCCGATCGGCATGTGCTTCTGGAAGCCTACAACAATGCCATCCCCATTCGGAAGGTGGATGATCTCATTGCAGAGGTGCAGCACCCCATGCCCAAGGTGATGATCGTAGGGGAGCCGAAGAAATTGCTTGCTGCAAGAAAAGCCTTGCTTCCCCTTGTTGGAGACGCTGCAGACCTCGGGTTCAGCGACCCCTTCTTCATGGAAATAACCGCAAAAGGGGTGCACAAGGCATCGAGTCTGACTATGTTGCTTTCACTCTTGGGCCATGCAGCCAAAGATCTCATGGTTGTCGGAGACGGCCTGAATGACGTTCCGATGTTCGGCATTGCAGGCCTTGCCGTGGCCATGGCCAATGCCAGCGATGAGGTGAAGACCCATGCCCATGCCACTACCGCTTCAAACAACGAAGATGGGGTTGCTTTGGCCATAGAACGCCATATTCTTACCAAATAG